CGTTGAATGAGGGCCCACTTTCCTTAAATTCCTCCGCCCAGAGTTCAGTCATGGTAATAACTGCTCCTTTACTAGAACTATAAGCAGCAAGTCCTGGGAATTTCATACTCCCTTGAACACCGCCCATAGAACTGATGGTGACCACGTGACCAGCCTTCGGCATTTTTGGTAAAATTGCTTTGGTCATTAAAGCAACTCCAAAAACATTTACCTTATAAACAGCTTCAAATTCCTCCATGGTAGTCTCCAAAAAAGGTTTGTTCAGCAATATGCCCGCATTGTTGATTAAGATATCTACCTGATTCCAATTGACCTTTACGAAGGAATGGACTTTTTCAATTTCGGAAGGAACTGATAAATCCATGGAAATAGTACTTACGGTATCAATACGCAAGGCATCTATAGGTCTGATATTTCGGGATAGTGCCAACACGTTGTGCCCATCCCCTGCGAACAGACGCACCAATTCTAGGCCTATTCCCCTACTCGCACCCGTTACTATGACATTAGCCATTAATTATATTTTATTTCCTTATTATTTGCATTTACTATTCCGGTCACCATGGGTATTAACTTGTTGGCTACATTGGCCATATGTGTAAAATCCATTTCAGAGTTCTCGTCCCCTGCTTTGTGATAGTAACCGTAGTTAGTAAAGTCAAATGTACTATAAGTTTGCGAGGGGACTCTAAATGCCTCATGAAACGGATAATTGTCCGAACGTTTAAAAAGGTTGAATTCCTTTGCTTTGGGCAAAAATCCAACCAATTGCTCACCTGCATATTTATTACTAATCTCTGCCAAATTGGATAGCTTAAAACCCGTGAGATACAAAAGATGATTTTTATCAACCATTGGAACACCGACCATTTCAAAGTTGAGCGTAGTGTAAAGGTCCAAATCCTTGTCGCTAAGTTTAGAAGCTAAATGTTTAGAGCCCATTAGACCCTTTTCTTCTGCACTGAACAACGCAAAAATAATACTCCTTTTGTTGTTCTTATTTTTTCCAAAATAACGAGCAAGCTCCAATACCATGGCGGTTCCGGAAGCATTGTCATTTGCCCCGTTTGCGATAGCATCACCATTATCTGGACTAACCATTCCTATATGATCATAGTGCGCCCCTAAAATCACATACTCATCTTTTAAACGGGTGTCCGAACCTTGGATATAACCAACAACATTGAAGGCAGTTTTATCGAAATTTCTTAGAGTGTCTCGGTACGATTCGAAATAGGGAGCTATTCCGTTATCCACAAATACCTGTTTAATGAAATCCGCAGCTTTTTCTATTTCTTCGCTTCCCGAATCCCTTCCTTTCATTTCATCCGAAGCTAAAAACTGCATTATAGCCTTAATATCTTCGGGAGATGTAAACTGTGTATTGGCTTTGTTTGTGGTAACATCATTTCCAGTGACTTCTTCTGGTGCAGTTGCAATCCTACCCTTTACCCCTTGAGGACCGTTGTTAGGATTTAAGGTGGTTTGCTGCTGAATTTTTGCTGTACCACACCCTATTAGGGCCAGTATTTGCAGCAAAACTATTATTCTTTTCATAGAGATTCGTTAGTTTTTCTAAAGATAAAAAAAGCATCCCTGAAAAGGGATGCCATTAGATTGTAATTTAAAATACCAAGTTATGCCAACATGGTA
This sequence is a window from Maribacter aestuarii. Protein-coding genes within it:
- a CDS encoding SDR family NAD(P)-dependent oxidoreductase, which encodes MANVIVTGASRGIGLELVRLFAGDGHNVLALSRNIRPIDALRIDTVSTISMDLSVPSEIEKVHSFVKVNWNQVDILINNAGILLNKPFLETTMEEFEAVYKVNVFGVALMTKAILPKMPKAGHVVTISSMGGVQGSMKFPGLAAYSSSKGAVITMTELWAEEFKESGPSFNVLALGAVQTEMLEEAFPNYQAPITALEMATYIKEFSLTGNKLYNGKLLQVSSSTP
- a CDS encoding M28 family metallopeptidase, which gives rise to MKRIIVLLQILALIGCGTAKIQQQTTLNPNNGPQGVKGRIATAPEEVTGNDVTTNKANTQFTSPEDIKAIMQFLASDEMKGRDSGSEEIEKAADFIKQVFVDNGIAPYFESYRDTLRNFDKTAFNVVGYIQGSDTRLKDEYVILGAHYDHIGMVSPDNGDAIANGANDNASGTAMVLELARYFGKNKNNKRSIIFALFSAEEKGLMGSKHLASKLSDKDLDLYTTLNFEMVGVPMVDKNHLLYLTGFKLSNLAEISNKYAGEQLVGFLPKAKEFNLFKRSDNYPFHEAFRVPSQTYSTFDFTNYGYYHKAGDENSEMDFTHMANVANKLIPMVTGIVNANNKEIKYN